A section of the Drosophila sechellia strain sech25 chromosome 3L, ASM438219v1, whole genome shotgun sequence genome encodes:
- the LOC116801228 gene encoding S-phase kinase-associated protein 1, with the protein MFFLKLSWQLLLVKALIKMATSSSEAIQLQTNDGVIHTVDIRFALQICPVRNIIMQERQKNLYTDDVIPLPRVDAKNLRFIIKWWTSVQDLEENLPRMGKGKLIQLLTEENANHQFLLQIILAANYLQMENLLLITTNLLAEALNECKCVEEIRKKFLRN; encoded by the exons ATGTTTTTTCTTAAACTTAGTTGGCAATTATTACTTGTCAAAG CACTTATCAAAATGGCGACCTCTTCTTCAGAAGCAATTCAACTTCAGACCAACGATGGCGTCATTCATACAGTGGACATTCGCTTTGCTCTACAGATATGCCCCGTGCGCAATATAATAATGCAGGAGAGACAGAAAAATTTGTACACCGATGATGTTATCCCTCTACCGCGAGTCGATGCCAAAAACCTTAGATTTATAATCAAATGGTGGACATCTGTGCAGGACCTAGAGGAAAATCTTCCCAGGATGGGCAAAGGAAAACTTATACAGTTGCTAACGGAGGAAAATGCCAACCATCAGTTTCTATTGCAAATCATCCTTGCCGCCAACTATCTGCAGATGGAGAATTTGTTGCTGATCACCACAAATCTCCTGGCGGAAGCTTTAAATGAATGTAAATGTGTCGAGGAGATACGTAAGAAGTTTCTTCGGAATTAA